A genomic segment from Luteolibacter ambystomatis encodes:
- a CDS encoding NAD-dependent epimerase/dehydratase family protein: MKILVTGGSGFIGSHIVEHYQDKAEEIRVLDNLRTGYRHNLDGLKHTFIEGSITDRELVKKAVEGVDYIFHMAALVSVPESMAKPGECVDINVYGLLNVLEEAAAAGVKKLVFASSAAIYGDNPTVPKLETMFPEPKSPYAITKLDGEYYLGMFQKEGRLETAAVRFFNVFGPRQDPKGAYAAAVPIFIEKAVKNEDITVFGDGNQTRDFIYVKDIVGALTFAVETPGVVGVFNAGYGGQITINDLANNLIAAQDSSSKILHREERPGDVKHSRASADKLRAAGWAPKHTLEEGLGVTLEFFRNKLS, encoded by the coding sequence ATGAAAATTCTCGTTACCGGGGGCTCCGGCTTCATTGGCTCGCACATCGTCGAGCATTACCAGGACAAGGCGGAGGAAATCCGCGTGCTCGACAATCTCCGCACCGGCTACCGCCATAATCTCGACGGCCTCAAGCACACCTTCATCGAAGGCTCCATCACCGACCGTGAGCTGGTGAAGAAGGCCGTGGAAGGCGTCGACTACATCTTCCACATGGCCGCGCTGGTCAGCGTGCCCGAATCCATGGCCAAGCCGGGCGAATGCGTGGACATCAACGTCTACGGCCTGCTCAACGTGCTGGAGGAAGCCGCCGCTGCCGGAGTGAAGAAACTCGTCTTCGCCTCCTCCGCCGCCATCTACGGGGACAACCCGACGGTGCCGAAGCTCGAAACCATGTTCCCGGAGCCGAAGAGCCCGTATGCGATCACCAAGCTCGATGGCGAATACTACCTCGGCATGTTCCAGAAGGAAGGCCGCCTCGAAACCGCCGCCGTGCGCTTCTTCAATGTCTTCGGTCCGCGCCAGGATCCGAAGGGTGCCTACGCCGCCGCCGTGCCAATCTTCATCGAGAAGGCGGTGAAGAACGAGGACATCACCGTCTTCGGCGATGGCAACCAAACCCGCGATTTCATCTACGTGAAGGACATCGTCGGCGCACTCACCTTCGCGGTGGAAACGCCCGGAGTCGTCGGCGTGTTCAATGCCGGCTACGGTGGCCAGATCACCATCAACGATCTCGCGAACAACCTCATCGCCGCCCAAGACTCCTCCTCGAAGATCCTTCACCGCGAAGAACGCCCCGGTGACGTGAAGCACTCCCGCGCCAGCGCCGACAAACTCCGCGCCGCAGGTTGGGCCCCCAAGCACACGCTGGAGGAAGGTCTTGGCGTGACGCTCGAGTTCTTCCGCAACAAGCTCTCCTGA
- a CDS encoding phosphotransferase enzyme family protein, which yields MSAPSAAHDLRAVTALFDMRADFVHAYPYGSGHINDTYCAWFDQAGQRIRYIVQRINHNVFKQPELLMENVDRVTKHALDRLLDEGNPEARRRTLTCVPSHGGKSYAKDLQGNVWRVYPFIERARGYDELETNEQAYQAARSFGEFQKLTADLGGDRLHETIPNFHNTPKRLEALKAAIEADTAGRAAEVQAEINFALARAADCAKITDLIAAGEIPERVTHNDTKLNNVLLDDVTAEGVCVIDLDTTMPGSALYDFGDMVRTATPTTREDDTDLDKLDIRLDRFEALVKGYLSTARSFLNPAETAHLAFAGKLLTLECGIRFLTDYLQGDVYFKIKRPGHNIDRCRNQFAFVAAIEKKLPEMEAIVKSYAG from the coding sequence ATGTCCGCTCCATCCGCCGCCCACGACCTCCGTGCCGTCACCGCGCTGTTCGACATGCGTGCCGACTTCGTGCACGCCTATCCTTACGGCTCGGGACACATCAATGATACCTATTGTGCCTGGTTCGACCAAGCCGGCCAGCGCATCCGTTACATCGTGCAGCGCATCAACCACAATGTCTTCAAGCAGCCCGAGCTGCTCATGGAGAACGTGGATCGTGTGACCAAGCACGCCCTGGACCGCCTCCTTGATGAAGGCAATCCGGAAGCGCGCCGCCGCACGCTGACCTGCGTCCCGTCCCACGGCGGGAAGTCGTATGCGAAGGATCTCCAGGGCAATGTCTGGCGTGTTTATCCCTTCATCGAGCGCGCCCGCGGCTATGATGAACTGGAAACCAACGAGCAGGCCTACCAGGCTGCGCGTTCCTTCGGTGAATTCCAGAAGCTCACCGCCGACCTCGGTGGCGACCGTCTCCATGAGACGATCCCGAACTTCCACAACACTCCGAAGCGCCTCGAAGCGTTGAAGGCGGCGATCGAAGCCGATACCGCCGGCCGCGCCGCTGAAGTGCAAGCGGAGATCAACTTCGCCCTCGCCCGCGCCGCCGATTGCGCGAAGATCACCGACCTGATCGCCGCTGGAGAAATCCCGGAGCGCGTGACCCACAACGACACCAAGCTCAACAACGTCCTCCTCGACGATGTGACCGCGGAAGGCGTCTGCGTGATCGACCTCGACACCACCATGCCTGGCTCCGCCCTGTATGACTTCGGTGACATGGTCCGCACCGCCACCCCGACCACCCGCGAGGACGACACCGACCTGGACAAGCTCGACATCCGCCTCGACCGCTTCGAAGCGCTGGTGAAGGGCTACCTCAGCACGGCCCGCTCGTTCCTGAACCCCGCCGAGACCGCGCACCTCGCCTTCGCCGGAAAGCTGCTCACCCTCGAGTGCGGCATCCGCTTCCTGACCGACTATCTGCAGGGTGACGTCTACTTCAAGATCAAGCGCCCGGGCCACAACATCGACCGCTGCCGCAACCAGTTCGCGTTCGTGGCCGCGATCGAGAAAAAGCTTCCGGAAATGGAAGCCATCGTGAAGTCCTACGCGGGCTGA
- a CDS encoding nucleotidyltransferase family protein produces the protein MSTKPTLLVLAAGMGSRYGGLKQMDPMGPSGETVLDYSVFDAIRAGFGRVVFIIREDFAEAFKETVGARFADKIEVDYVFQKLEDLPEGFSVPEGRVKPWGTAHAVRAARDAVKGSFAVINADDFYGHDAYVRAAGFFAGLPDGDQGSMAMVGYPLENTLSDHGHVNRGICKTDESGNLSNVEEYLNIEREADGIVRGDALDGSRRPITDGTPVSMNFWAFGPAFFGQLEEAFHRFLLEAGTQQKSECYIPTVVDHLIHAGYASCKVLKTTSPWFGVTYPDDKPFVVESIAKLITAGDYPQKLS, from the coding sequence ATGTCCACGAAACCGACTCTCCTGGTCCTTGCCGCAGGCATGGGCAGCCGCTACGGCGGCCTCAAACAGATGGACCCGATGGGTCCCAGCGGCGAAACCGTCCTCGACTACTCCGTTTTCGATGCCATCCGTGCCGGATTCGGCCGCGTGGTCTTCATCATCCGCGAGGATTTCGCGGAGGCCTTCAAGGAAACCGTCGGCGCACGCTTCGCCGACAAGATCGAGGTCGACTACGTCTTCCAGAAGCTCGAAGACCTCCCGGAAGGTTTCTCCGTGCCGGAGGGCCGCGTGAAGCCCTGGGGCACCGCCCACGCCGTGCGCGCCGCCCGTGATGCCGTGAAGGGCTCCTTCGCCGTCATCAATGCCGATGACTTCTACGGCCACGATGCCTATGTCCGCGCCGCCGGGTTCTTCGCCGGTCTGCCGGATGGCGACCAGGGCTCCATGGCGATGGTCGGCTATCCGCTGGAAAACACGCTGTCCGATCACGGCCACGTGAACCGGGGCATCTGCAAGACCGACGAGTCCGGCAACCTTTCCAACGTCGAGGAATACCTCAACATCGAGCGTGAAGCCGATGGCATCGTCCGCGGTGATGCGCTCGATGGCTCCCGCCGTCCGATCACCGATGGCACCCCGGTCTCGATGAACTTCTGGGCCTTCGGGCCGGCGTTCTTCGGCCAGCTGGAGGAAGCTTTCCACCGTTTCCTGCTTGAAGCCGGCACCCAGCAGAAGTCCGAGTGCTACATCCCGACCGTGGTCGATCACCTGATCCACGCCGGCTACGCGAGCTGCAAGGTGCTCAAGACCACCAGCCCGTGGTTCGGCGTCACCTATCCGGATGACAAGCCCTTCGTCGTCGAGTCCATCGCCAAGCTGATCACCGCGGGTGACTACCCGCAGAAGCTGTCCTGA